In a genomic window of Flavobacterium sp. KACC 22761:
- a CDS encoding DUF1501 domain-containing protein — protein sequence MNRRNFLTLTGTFTGGMLVLPDFLHAFSLQTNLVVGEQCIVFVQLNGGNDGLNTFIPYDDPLYYDYRTKIALNKDLVIGKNKGMAFHPSLKDFAQMQQNGDLTVIQNVGYPEPIRSHFRSQEIWQTATDSNKYINEGWLGRFLDLQCNGHQATAGINLDSIDNLALKGVEPNFITIKDPDRFKVKSKEENVTLSQNPHLDFVRKIANSVTEGSDEIQKALAKSKNEISYPKTELSKNLEWISRLIKGNLNSKVYYTSLGGFDTHDNQLAIHEKRLGELNDALYSFYSDLKQAQLLQNVTIVVFSEFGRRVKDNGNGTDHGTAAPMFIIGGNNKGTILGKNPNLADLDNGDLKYEIDFRSVYASLLKQKMDFDYSKIGITNRPVSGLF from the coding sequence ATGAACAGAAGGAATTTTCTAACATTGACAGGAACTTTTACAGGTGGAATGCTTGTTCTTCCTGATTTTTTACACGCTTTTAGTTTGCAAACCAATTTAGTAGTTGGCGAACAATGCATCGTTTTTGTACAATTGAACGGAGGAAACGACGGTTTGAATACTTTTATTCCGTATGATGATCCATTGTATTATGATTACCGAACGAAAATTGCATTAAATAAAGATTTGGTTATCGGAAAAAATAAAGGAATGGCATTTCATCCTTCGTTAAAAGATTTTGCCCAAATGCAACAAAACGGAGATTTGACCGTAATTCAGAATGTGGGTTATCCAGAACCAATTCGTTCGCATTTTAGAAGTCAGGAAATCTGGCAGACCGCAACCGATTCTAATAAATATATTAATGAAGGCTGGTTAGGAAGGTTTCTGGATTTGCAATGCAACGGACATCAAGCAACAGCTGGTATAAATTTGGATTCGATTGACAATTTGGCTTTAAAAGGTGTTGAACCTAATTTTATTACGATAAAAGATCCAGATCGATTTAAGGTGAAGTCAAAAGAAGAGAATGTGACTTTGTCGCAGAATCCGCATTTAGATTTTGTTCGAAAAATTGCCAATTCGGTAACAGAGGGTTCAGATGAAATCCAGAAAGCATTAGCTAAATCGAAAAACGAAATAAGTTATCCGAAAACAGAATTATCTAAAAACCTAGAATGGATTTCAAGATTGATAAAAGGAAACTTAAACTCGAAAGTTTATTATACTTCTCTAGGTGGTTTTGACACGCACGACAATCAGCTTGCCATTCACGAAAAAAGATTGGGAGAGTTAAATGATGCGTTATACAGTTTTTACAGCGATTTAAAACAAGCACAATTACTGCAAAACGTAACGATAGTAGTTTTCTCAGAATTTGGACGAAGGGTAAAAGACAACGGAAACGGAACCGATCACGGAACCGCTGCGCCAATGTTTATTATTGGAGGAAATAATAAAGGAACCATTTTAGGGAAAAATCCAAATTTAGCAGACCTAGACAATGGCGATTTAAAATACGAAATTGATTTTAGAAGTGTGTACGCCTCATTATTAAAACAAAAAATGGATTTTGATTATTCTAAAATAGGCATTACGAATAGACCAGTTTCTGGATTGTTTTAG
- a CDS encoding pyridoxal phosphate-dependent aminotransferase, with amino-acid sequence MITTAKRLDTVEEYYFSSKLREVRQLMSEGKPIINMGIGSPDLSPSKAVIEAVAAAIQDENGHGYQSYQGLPEMRQAMADFYRDQFGVEVNPINEILPLMGSKEGIMHISLAFLNEGDHVLIPNPGYPTYTSVTNLVQAVPVYYDLKEENGWEPDFEALEKLDLSKVKIMWLGYPHMPTGARGSLALFEKLIAFAKKHNILLINDNPYSFVLNDNPMSLLQVEGAKDVALELNSLSKTFNMAGWRVGMVLGNPEIIDAVLKVKSNMDSGMYYGIQKGAIAALKCDKSWFEDQNKIYRRRRELTEKLAEKLNCKVYKEGVGLFVWAKLPEGIESAEKFIDEILYEKHIFITPGTIFGSNGEGYIRFSLCVKEEKVQEAIDRF; translated from the coding sequence ATGATTACAACAGCAAAACGATTAGACACAGTTGAAGAATACTACTTTTCATCAAAACTAAGAGAAGTTCGTCAGTTGATGTCTGAAGGAAAACCGATCATCAACATGGGAATTGGAAGCCCTGATTTGAGTCCGTCAAAAGCAGTAATTGAAGCAGTCGCTGCGGCAATTCAAGATGAAAACGGGCATGGCTATCAAAGCTATCAGGGATTGCCAGAAATGAGACAGGCGATGGCGGATTTCTATCGTGATCAGTTTGGTGTTGAAGTAAATCCGATTAATGAGATTTTGCCTCTGATGGGTTCAAAAGAAGGAATTATGCATATTTCGTTGGCATTTTTAAATGAAGGCGATCATGTTTTAATTCCGAATCCAGGTTACCCGACTTATACTTCGGTAACCAATTTGGTTCAGGCAGTTCCAGTTTATTATGACTTGAAAGAAGAAAATGGATGGGAACCGGATTTTGAAGCTCTTGAAAAATTAGACCTTTCGAAAGTGAAAATTATGTGGCTGGGTTATCCGCACATGCCAACAGGAGCGAGAGGGAGTTTAGCGTTATTTGAAAAATTGATTGCTTTTGCTAAAAAACACAATATATTATTGATCAACGATAATCCGTATAGTTTTGTTTTGAATGATAATCCGATGAGTTTATTGCAAGTTGAAGGAGCGAAAGATGTGGCTTTAGAATTGAATTCATTAAGTAAAACATTCAACATGGCTGGCTGGAGAGTCGGAATGGTTTTAGGAAATCCTGAAATTATCGATGCAGTCCTAAAAGTAAAAAGCAACATGGACAGCGGGATGTATTACGGAATTCAGAAAGGAGCTATCGCAGCTTTAAAATGTGATAAATCGTGGTTTGAAGATCAAAATAAAATTTACAGACGCCGAAGAGAGTTAACGGAAAAGTTGGCAGAAAAGTTAAACTGTAAAGTATATAAAGAAGGAGTTGGGCTTTTTGTCTGGGCAAAACTTCCAGAAGGAATAGAATCGGCAGAAAAGTTCATTGACGAAATATTATATGAGAAACATATTTTCATTACACCGGGAACGATTTTCGGAAGCAACGGCGAAGGTTATATCAGATTCTCATTGTGTGTAAAAGAAGAAAAAGTACAAGAAGCGATAGATAGGTTTTAG
- a CDS encoding ribonucleoside-diphosphate reductase subunit alpha, whose product MYVVKRDGHREPVMFDKITERIKKLCYGLNELVDPVKVAMRVIEGLYDGVSTSELDNLAAETAASMTIAHPDYAQLAARVAISNLHSNTKKSFSETMKDMYNYVNPRNGQDAPLIADDVYKVIQENAAFLDSHIIYTRDFNYDYFGFKTLERSYLLKINGKIVERPQHMLMRVSVGIHLDDLKSVIETYDLMSKKFFTHATPTLFNAGTPKPQMSSCFLLAMQDDSIDGIYDTLKQTAKISQSAGGIGLSIHNVRATGSYIRGTNGTSNGIVPMLRVFNDTARYVDQGGGKRKGSFAIYIETWHADIFEFLDLKKNTGKEEMRARDLFFAMWTSDLFMKRVQEDSTWTLMCPNECPGLYDVYGDEFEALYTDYEFRGKGRKTIRARELWEKILESQIETGTPYMLYKDAANRKSNHKNLGTIRSSNLCTEIMEFTSKDEIAVCNLASISLPMFIENGKFDHQALYNVTKRVTRNLNKVIDRNYYPVKEAENSNMRHRPVGLGVQGLADAFIMLRMPFTSDEAKALNQEIFETLYFAAVTASMEMAKEEGPYSTFEGSPMSQGEFQHNMWGMKDEELSGRWDWASLRKEVMEHGVRNSLLVAPMPTASTSQILGNNEAFEPYTSNIYTRRVLSGEFIVVNKHLLEDLVKLGLWNESLKQEIMRHNGSVQNIDIIPQDLKDLYKTVWEMSMKDIIDMSRQRGYFIDQSQSLNLFMQDANYSKLTSMHFYAWQSGLKTGMYYLRTKAAVDAIKFTLNNDKKEETPSLVQETESISVEDYKAMLLKAQAADPEDCEMCGS is encoded by the coding sequence ATGTATGTAGTAAAAAGAGATGGCCACAGAGAGCCCGTAATGTTTGATAAGATTACAGAAAGAATCAAAAAATTGTGTTACGGCTTGAATGAGCTCGTAGATCCAGTGAAGGTAGCCATGAGAGTTATCGAAGGATTGTATGATGGGGTTTCTACTTCTGAACTAGATAATCTTGCAGCAGAAACGGCGGCTTCTATGACTATTGCGCATCCAGATTATGCTCAATTGGCAGCGCGTGTGGCAATTTCGAATCTACATTCAAATACTAAAAAATCTTTCTCTGAAACGATGAAAGATATGTACAATTACGTAAATCCAAGAAACGGACAAGATGCACCGTTAATTGCAGATGACGTGTACAAAGTAATTCAAGAAAATGCTGCTTTTTTAGATTCTCACATTATTTATACAAGAGATTTTAATTACGATTACTTTGGTTTCAAAACTTTAGAGCGTTCTTATCTTCTTAAAATAAACGGAAAAATCGTGGAGCGTCCGCAGCACATGTTGATGCGTGTTTCGGTTGGTATTCACTTAGATGATTTAAAATCGGTAATTGAAACTTACGATTTGATGTCTAAAAAGTTCTTTACGCACGCAACGCCAACGTTGTTCAACGCAGGAACGCCAAAACCGCAAATGTCTTCTTGTTTCCTTTTGGCAATGCAAGATGATAGTATTGATGGTATTTACGATACATTAAAACAAACAGCAAAAATCTCACAATCAGCGGGAGGAATCGGACTTTCTATTCATAACGTTCGTGCAACAGGATCTTATATTCGCGGTACAAACGGAACTTCAAACGGAATTGTTCCAATGTTGAGAGTTTTCAATGACACAGCTCGTTACGTAGATCAAGGTGGTGGAAAACGTAAAGGAAGTTTTGCGATTTACATCGAAACTTGGCATGCTGATATTTTCGAATTCTTGGATTTAAAGAAAAATACAGGAAAAGAAGAAATGCGTGCAAGAGATTTATTCTTTGCTATGTGGACTTCAGATTTGTTCATGAAACGTGTTCAGGAAGATTCAACATGGACTTTAATGTGTCCTAACGAATGTCCAGGTTTATATGATGTTTACGGAGATGAATTCGAAGCTTTATATACAGATTATGAATTCAGAGGAAAAGGAAGAAAAACAATCCGTGCTCGTGAATTATGGGAGAAAATCCTTGAGTCACAAATCGAGACTGGAACGCCATATATGTTGTACAAAGATGCAGCAAACCGTAAATCGAACCACAAGAATTTAGGAACAATTCGTTCTTCGAACTTGTGTACAGAGATTATGGAGTTTACTTCTAAAGATGAAATTGCAGTTTGTAACTTGGCTTCTATTTCATTGCCAATGTTTATTGAAAACGGAAAATTCGATCACCAAGCACTTTACAATGTTACAAAACGTGTAACGCGTAACTTGAACAAAGTAATCGACAGAAACTACTATCCAGTAAAAGAAGCTGAAAATTCAAATATGCGTCACCGTCCAGTAGGTTTAGGTGTGCAAGGTTTAGCAGATGCTTTTATTATGCTTCGTATGCCTTTTACAAGTGATGAAGCAAAAGCGTTGAACCAAGAGATTTTCGAAACATTATATTTCGCTGCTGTAACCGCTTCTATGGAAATGGCAAAAGAAGAAGGACCGTATTCAACTTTCGAAGGTTCGCCAATGTCACAAGGAGAATTCCAACACAATATGTGGGGAATGAAAGATGAGGAATTATCAGGCCGTTGGGACTGGGCTTCATTAAGAAAAGAAGTGATGGAACACGGAGTTCGTAACTCATTATTAGTTGCGCCAATGCCGACTGCTTCAACTTCTCAGATTCTTGGAAACAACGAAGCTTTCGAACCATATACATCAAACATTTACACACGTCGTGTATTGTCTGGAGAATTCATCGTAGTAAACAAACATTTACTTGAAGACTTGGTAAAACTAGGTTTATGGAACGAGTCATTGAAACAGGAAATTATGCGTCATAATGGTTCTGTCCAAAATATAGATATTATTCCGCAAGACTTGAAAGATCTTTACAAAACAGTTTGGGAAATGTCGATGAAAGATATTATTGATATGTCTCGCCAAAGAGGATATTTTATTGACCAGTCTCAATCGTTGAATTTGTTCATGCAAGATGCAAACTATTCTAAACTAACGTCAATGCACTTCTACGCTTGGCAATCTGGTTTAAAAACAGGAATGTACTACTTAAGAACAAAAGCGGCTGTAGATGCGATTAAATTCACATTAAACAACGATAAAAAAGAAGAAACTCCATCTTTAGTTCAAGAAACGGAATCAATCAGTGTTGAGGATTACAAAGCAATGCTTTTAAAAGCACAAGCGGCAGATCCTGAGGATTGTGAGATGTGTGGGTCTTAA
- a CDS encoding DUF1800 domain-containing protein, with the protein MKKSNLWSLRLGFSGKESDKIEKLGLEKFLKHSYDSKFDKQLPAFLEDDPKTLIELKEFKQAIKDADSDAKKKILKKEIYSGIELRRWWINKMRTDEFPLRENMVVFWHNHFVSTSQKVKVNYWIYQHNMILREHAFGNFKELTKQIVKSNAMIKYLDNVDNKKGKYNENLSRELLELFTIGIGNYSENDIKEGAKALAGLNYGDDGGVYRKIPEDNSDKTYFGKTGNWKADDLVDIIFEQKNTPYLITRKILKWFIYDNPPEDLVTYYGDYFRKKNFEIQPLLTKIFTEEYAKENSGNKIKNPLVYIIQLIEELEVKDFDDAMIALFLRQQGMDLYNQVNVKGWDGGNSWLTSQIYLQRNNTSDLLCSGRSISKKVLNTMTGEDEKPKLEFDKIDVKIDFDSDGNNKTIITELSNRLLFDVNDSMQKDMENLLKYDFDPKEEHANFAVIRLFNYITKLPEYQLI; encoded by the coding sequence ATGAAAAAAAGCAATCTTTGGTCACTGCGATTGGGTTTTTCTGGAAAAGAATCTGATAAAATTGAAAAACTAGGATTAGAGAAATTTCTAAAACATTCCTATGATTCAAAATTCGATAAACAGCTTCCTGCTTTTTTAGAAGATGATCCCAAAACACTTATCGAATTAAAAGAATTTAAGCAAGCCATAAAAGATGCTGATTCTGATGCTAAAAAGAAAATTCTGAAAAAAGAAATTTATTCAGGCATCGAATTAAGACGATGGTGGATTAATAAAATGCGAACAGATGAATTTCCGCTTCGCGAAAATATGGTCGTTTTTTGGCACAATCATTTCGTTTCAACTTCGCAAAAAGTAAAAGTCAATTACTGGATTTATCAGCACAATATGATTTTGCGCGAACATGCTTTTGGAAACTTCAAAGAGTTAACCAAGCAAATCGTAAAATCAAATGCGATGATAAAGTATTTAGACAATGTCGATAATAAAAAAGGCAAATACAACGAGAATTTAAGTCGGGAATTGTTGGAGTTATTTACTATCGGAATCGGCAATTATTCTGAAAATGATATCAAAGAAGGCGCAAAAGCACTCGCAGGTTTAAATTATGGCGATGACGGAGGTGTTTATAGAAAAATTCCGGAAGATAACAGTGATAAAACCTATTTCGGGAAAACCGGAAACTGGAAAGCAGATGATCTTGTTGATATCATTTTCGAACAGAAAAATACGCCTTATCTCATTACTCGAAAAATTCTGAAATGGTTTATTTATGATAATCCGCCCGAGGATTTGGTGACTTATTATGGCGATTATTTCCGAAAGAAAAACTTCGAGATTCAACCTTTGCTAACAAAAATTTTTACCGAAGAATATGCCAAAGAGAATTCGGGAAACAAAATCAAAAATCCATTAGTGTATATCATTCAGTTGATTGAAGAATTAGAAGTAAAAGATTTTGATGACGCGATGATAGCGCTTTTTCTTCGGCAACAAGGAATGGATTTATACAATCAAGTAAATGTAAAAGGCTGGGACGGAGGGAACTCGTGGCTGACTTCTCAAATTTATTTACAGCGAAATAACACATCTGATTTGCTTTGCAGTGGAAGAAGTATTTCAAAGAAAGTATTGAACACAATGACGGGAGAAGATGAGAAGCCAAAACTAGAATTCGACAAAATTGATGTGAAAATCGATTTTGATTCCGATGGAAATAACAAAACTATCATTACTGAATTGTCAAACCGATTATTATTTGATGTGAATGATTCGATGCAAAAAGACATGGAAAATTTACTCAAATACGATTTTGACCCAAAAGAAGAACACGCCAATTTCGCTGTAATTCGATTGTTTAATTACATTACAAAATTGCCCGAATATCAATTAATTTAG
- a CDS encoding prephenate dehydrogenase, with product MKVYVIGIGLIGGSMVLDIKEKHPNATIFGIDNNEKHLQEAIDLGVIDEAGSFEDLQKADFVIVSVPVDIALTVLPKVLDAVGDKTIVFEVGSTKKPICDVVANHPKRRNFIATHPIAGTEFSGPSAAIKGLFNGKTNIICEVEKTAFKLQEKALQLFSEIGMRIRYMDPVSHDKHIAYVSHLSHISSFMLGKTVMIKEKDEQDIFDMAGSGFESTVRLAKSSPAMWTPIFKQNKEYVLETLEGYIANLTQFRDLLADDNYDAIFEEMESVNKIREILNGITIKK from the coding sequence ATGAAAGTATACGTAATAGGAATAGGGTTAATAGGCGGTTCGATGGTGTTGGACATCAAAGAGAAGCATCCGAATGCGACTATTTTCGGAATTGATAATAACGAAAAACATTTGCAGGAAGCAATTGATCTTGGAGTTATTGATGAGGCGGGAAGCTTCGAAGATTTACAAAAAGCAGATTTTGTAATCGTTTCGGTTCCGGTAGATATTGCGCTGACAGTTTTGCCTAAAGTTCTGGATGCAGTTGGAGACAAGACAATTGTTTTTGAAGTAGGATCGACCAAAAAGCCAATTTGCGATGTGGTGGCGAATCATCCGAAAAGAAGAAATTTTATTGCCACGCACCCAATTGCAGGAACAGAGTTTTCTGGACCTTCAGCAGCAATAAAAGGTTTGTTTAACGGAAAAACAAACATTATTTGTGAAGTGGAAAAAACCGCTTTCAAATTGCAGGAAAAAGCGTTGCAGCTTTTCAGCGAAATAGGAATGAGAATCCGATATATGGATCCCGTTTCGCACGATAAACACATTGCTTACGTTTCGCATTTATCGCACATCAGTTCGTTTATGCTAGGAAAAACAGTAATGATAAAAGAAAAAGACGAACAAGATATTTTTGATATGGCGGGAAGTGGATTTGAAAGTACCGTTCGTTTAGCAAAAAGTTCACCAGCAATGTGGACACCAATTTTTAAACAAAACAAAGAATACGTTCTGGAAACCTTAGAAGGTTATATTGCAAATTTGACTCAGTTTAGAGATTTGCTGGCAGACGACAATTACGATGCCATTTTTGAAGAAATGGAAAGCGTAAATAAAATTAGAGAAATATTAAACGGAATAACTATAAAAAAGTAA
- a CDS encoding prephenate dehydratase yields MTTKIAIQGIKGSFHHQVVKEYFSENVDIDECLSFEELIDSLIAGKSDQAVMAIENSIAGPIIPNYALIDKNNLHIIGEHYLNIQQNLMALKGQKIEDIKEVHSHPMALLQCMDFLKQYPNIKLVEDKDTAETARRIQEKQLTGIAAIASVTASEMYDLDIIASSIQTIKNNMTRFVIIKKQNSFLPESEINRASVKFELDHKRGSLAAVLNVMSDCKLNLTKIQSLPKIETPWKYSFFVDVTFEKYEDFAKAKTLLNIMAEYFKVLGEYKNTKPLSES; encoded by the coding sequence ATGACAACGAAAATTGCAATACAAGGTATAAAAGGATCATTTCATCATCAGGTTGTGAAAGAGTATTTCTCTGAAAATGTGGATATTGATGAATGTTTATCTTTTGAAGAATTGATCGACAGCCTTATTGCCGGAAAATCTGATCAGGCCGTTATGGCGATCGAAAATTCAATTGCAGGGCCAATTATTCCGAATTATGCTTTGATTGACAAGAATAATTTACACATAATTGGAGAGCATTATTTAAACATTCAGCAGAATTTGATGGCTTTAAAAGGCCAAAAAATTGAAGATATCAAAGAAGTTCATTCGCACCCGATGGCACTTTTGCAGTGTATGGATTTTTTGAAACAATATCCAAATATCAAATTGGTTGAGGATAAAGATACGGCTGAAACAGCAAGAAGAATTCAAGAAAAACAGTTAACGGGAATTGCAGCAATTGCAAGTGTAACCGCTTCTGAAATGTATGATCTGGATATTATTGCATCATCGATTCAAACGATCAAAAACAATATGACTCGTTTCGTAATCATCAAAAAGCAAAATTCATTTTTGCCAGAAAGCGAAATCAACAGAGCATCTGTAAAATTTGAATTGGATCATAAAAGAGGAAGCTTGGCAGCGGTTTTAAATGTAATGAGCGACTGCAAACTGAATTTGACAAAAATCCAGTCGCTTCCAAAAATTGAAACACCTTGGAAATATTCATTCTTCGTAGATGTAACATTTGAGAAATACGAAGATTTTGCAAAAGCCAAAACGTTATTAAACATTATGGCTGAGTATTTTAAAGTGTTGGGAGAATATAAGAATACAAAACCTTTAAGCGAGTCGTAA
- a CDS encoding bifunctional 3-deoxy-7-phosphoheptulonate synthase/chorismate mutase type II, with protein MENKKEMRKWLEDFNLNHPLVIAGPCSAETEDQVLKIAHELKDSKVSVFRAGIWKPRTRPGGFEGVGEIGLKWLQKAKAETGLLMGTEVATAAHCKLALEHDIDVLWVGARTTANPFAVQEIADTLKGTDKIVLVKNPVNPDLALWLGGVERLHMAGIEKLGVIHRGFSTYEKTKYRNIPEWQIAIELQNKFPDLPLIIDPSHITGNRNMIFEVTQEALDLNYDGMIIETHYDPDNAWSDAAQQVTPDALKQIIKDLTIRKTDDTTDEYSQKMKKLRANIDVLDGNLLELLGKRMKVADEIGQVKKDANVAILQNNRWNEILGKMILEGEKKGLTEEFVLKLFKAIHQESIGHQEKIFNA; from the coding sequence ATGGAAAATAAAAAAGAAATGAGAAAGTGGTTAGAGGATTTCAATTTAAATCACCCACTTGTGATAGCTGGACCTTGTAGTGCAGAAACTGAAGATCAGGTTTTGAAAATTGCTCACGAATTAAAAGATTCAAAAGTTAGTGTTTTCAGAGCTGGAATCTGGAAACCAAGAACTCGTCCGGGAGGATTTGAAGGTGTTGGTGAAATTGGATTAAAATGGTTGCAAAAAGCTAAAGCTGAAACTGGTTTATTAATGGGTACTGAAGTTGCAACTGCGGCTCACTGTAAACTAGCTTTAGAACACGATATCGACGTATTATGGGTTGGAGCGCGTACGACTGCAAACCCTTTCGCAGTTCAAGAAATTGCTGATACGTTAAAAGGAACTGATAAAATTGTTTTGGTGAAAAACCCTGTAAACCCAGATTTAGCTTTATGGTTAGGTGGTGTTGAGCGTTTACACATGGCGGGAATCGAGAAATTAGGTGTTATTCATAGAGGTTTCTCTACTTACGAAAAAACTAAATACAGAAACATTCCAGAATGGCAAATTGCTATCGAATTGCAAAACAAATTCCCTGATTTGCCATTAATCATCGATCCGTCTCACATTACAGGAAACCGTAATATGATTTTCGAAGTAACTCAAGAAGCTTTAGACTTGAATTACGATGGTATGATTATCGAAACGCACTACGATCCAGACAACGCTTGGTCTGATGCTGCGCAGCAAGTAACTCCAGATGCTTTGAAGCAAATTATCAAAGATTTGACTATCAGAAAAACGGATGATACTACAGATGAGTACAGCCAAAAAATGAAAAAATTAAGAGCCAACATCGACGTTCTTGATGGTAACTTGTTAGAATTGTTAGGAAAACGTATGAAAGTTGCTGACGAAATTGGTCAAGTGAAAAAAGATGCAAACGTTGCAATTCTTCAAAATAACCGTTGGAACGAAATCTTAGGAAAAATGATTTTGGAAGGTGAGAAAAAAGGTCTTACGGAAGAGTTTGTTTTGAAATTATTCAAAGCAATTCACCAAGAAAGTATTGGTCACCAAGAGAAAATTTTCAACGCATAA
- a CDS encoding reverse transcriptase domain-containing protein, translating into MSKTLLEKISSVESLKKAWDNLDKTNKSSHGISKETIEDFEKNKDDKIASISSLLLKGKYFFSPNRAVLIPKNNGKFRPLQIPEISDRVVLKSIAVELEEVFKELLEKSNGFSFAYQKGLGTKDAIFKIIEHYKNGYIYSLEADLINFFGKVNKEDLLNNYIYPKLQDDSINKLLDKALNQELGGLDDFDVEKRSNFKDVDKGIPQGSPLSPLFSNIFLSPFDQFLIERDYKLVRYADDFVILCKTKEECEKAYEDCCKILKELKLDIHSLEEGEKTKILKIDVDFLTFLSVTFDGKQIYPSLANFNRLKSKIRDVCNGRKVDHTVFSLLKKVINIHDGWISSFIYTNLYKYSDELDSYINRQLFLALSKYGWKFTKASLDELPTKYQHKKESKNCLSHKQRLNSGIPFSSKLIREKSKSYKENLENKK; encoded by the coding sequence ATGTCAAAAACATTATTGGAAAAAATATCTTCAGTCGAATCTTTAAAAAAAGCTTGGGATAATTTAGATAAAACTAATAAATCTTCTCATGGTATTTCTAAAGAAACAATAGAAGATTTTGAAAAAAACAAAGATGATAAAATTGCTTCAATATCATCTCTCTTATTAAAAGGAAAATACTTTTTCTCACCCAACAGAGCTGTATTAATTCCGAAAAATAATGGAAAATTTAGACCATTACAAATTCCTGAGATCTCAGATAGGGTTGTATTAAAATCTATTGCTGTAGAACTTGAAGAAGTATTTAAAGAATTACTAGAAAAAAGCAATGGTTTTAGTTTTGCCTATCAAAAAGGTCTTGGAACGAAAGATGCAATTTTCAAAATCATCGAGCATTATAAAAATGGTTACATATATTCTTTAGAAGCAGATTTAATAAATTTTTTTGGAAAGGTTAATAAGGAGGATTTATTGAATAATTATATTTATCCAAAGCTTCAAGATGATTCTATTAATAAGTTATTGGATAAAGCACTTAATCAGGAATTAGGAGGATTAGATGATTTTGATGTTGAAAAAAGATCCAATTTTAAAGATGTAGATAAAGGTATTCCACAAGGCAGTCCTTTGTCACCATTATTCTCTAACATATTCCTTTCGCCTTTTGATCAATTTCTTATTGAAAGAGATTATAAATTAGTTCGTTATGCGGATGATTTTGTAATTCTTTGTAAAACTAAAGAAGAATGTGAGAAAGCTTATGAGGATTGTTGCAAAATTTTAAAAGAGTTAAAATTAGATATTCATAGTTTAGAGGAAGGTGAAAAAACTAAAATCCTAAAGATTGATGTTGATTTTTTGACTTTCCTTTCAGTAACTTTTGATGGAAAGCAAATTTATCCTTCTTTAGCTAATTTTAATAGGTTAAAATCGAAAATTAGAGATGTTTGTAATGGAAGAAAAGTAGATCATACCGTTTTTTCACTCCTAAAGAAAGTAATTAATATTCATGATGGTTGGATATCATCTTTCATTTATACTAATTTATATAAGTACTCTGATGAACTTGATTCTTATATTAATAGACAACTGTTTTTAGCTTTAAGTAAATATGGTTGGAAATTTACTAAAGCAAGTTTGGATGAATTGCCAACAAAATATCAACATAAAAAAGAGAGTAAAAATTGTTTGTCGCATAAACAAAGATTAAACTCAGGTATTCCTTTTTCTTCTAAATTGATAAGAGAAAAATCAAAAAGTTATAAAGAGAATTTAGAGAACAAAAAATAG